The Isachenkonia alkalipeptolytica genome includes the window ACTCGAAAGGAAGTGTTATAATGAAAGTATTAGCTATTCTCGGCAGCCCTATCCGCCGGCGGAATAACGAATTTCTTTTAAACAAAGTTATCCAAGGGTTAGAGGATCATATCCCAAAGGATGAAACCGTGGAAGTGGACTTTGTTTCCGTCCAAAGCCTGAAGGTCAGTCCCTGTATCGCCTGCGACCGCTGCACCAGAATTAAAGGATGTGTCTTCCAGGACGATATGTCCTATTTATACAAAGCCTTCAACGATTCCGATGTCATTCTTTTTTCTTCCCCCCTTTATTTTAACTCCGTCAGCGCCCAAGCAAAAGCAATTATTGATCGTTGCCAGGCCATCTTCTCCAGTAAATATGTACTGAAGGACCCTATGATTGATCGAAACCGGAAACGACTGGGTCTTTTCATTTCAACCGCTGGGGTGGATATGAACGATGATACCGAGCTTTTCAAAGGGACCCTCCCGGTTATGGATCTCTTTTTTCGCTCCATTAACACGGAGTATGTGGGCAATCTGTTCATCGGTAACGTCGACCGTGTTAAAACCTCGGATAATCCCGAAGCATCCCATGCTGCCCGGGAATGGGGCCGTCGTTTGGTAAACAGCTACAGCAACCCTGCAAGTTCTCAAAATTAGGGGCTCAGGTTTTTCCCCGAAAGAAAAAAAGGGTCTCCATTTTATTTGGAGAACCCTTTCTTTTTATCCTTTTACAGATGCTCATCTCTCTCGTCTTTACAGATGCTCATCTCCCTCGTCCCAATCAATGGGGCATAGACCACCGGATTTCAGCGCTTTTAGTACCCGGAGGGTTTCTTCCACGCTGCGCCCTACATTCAAGTCATGTACTACGGAGTAGCGTAGAATTCCTTCCGGATCTATGATGAATAATCCTCTTAAAGCAATTCCATCTTCCTCTACCAATATCCCGTAATCCCGGGCTACTTTTTGGGTCATATCCGAAGCCAGAGGAAAGTTCAAGGCTCCCAAGCCACCATGCTCTTCCGCTTGATTGATCCAAGCTTTGTGAGAGTGTTCACTGTCGGTGCTGGCACCTAAAATCTCTGCCCCTTCCTTTTTAAAGTCTTCTATATGTTTGTTAAAGCCTTTAATTTCCGTTGGGCATACAAAGGTGAAATCCAGGGGATAAAAAAACAGTACCAACCATTTTCCTTTATAATCCTCTAGGGATACCTCACTAAAATTTTCCCCGCTTCCGTCCACGGTTTTCATTGTAAAGTCCGGTGCATTTTTTCCAATCATTCTTTCTGGCATAATTAGTTACCTCCTGTTGTATTTTTAGTTTTATTTTCTTACACATCCTATTATATACCACGGGAAAGGATTTTTAAACAATAATTTTTATTCTTTGATAAACAGTCTCATCCTCCAGGGAATTCCACCGTACTTTTAAAATTTAGTGATTTTCCGCACCCCTTGTTGGGTAAGTATATATTAAATTATCAAAGCTTTTTTCACATTCTGCCTTGCTAATCAGAGAGGATGATCAAATGAAGCCTGTAAAAGTTTATTCCAAAAGCTATTGCCCTTTTTGTCATAAGGCAATACAGTTATTAGAAGAAAAAAACATCAACGTTGAAATCATTGATATTACCGGAGATGAAGATCGCATGATGACCCTGTCCAGCGAAACGAACTGCGACACGGTCCCCCAGATTTTCATCGGGGATGATTTTATCGGCGGCTGTGATGAATTGATGGCTCTAGAGGAAACAGGAGAGCTGGAGAAGTTGCTGGAAGGCTGAATTTTCTTTCGGACATATTAAATAAAGATTTAGGCTCATTATAAATAATAGGAGGGGATTACATGAGTGAAAAAAATTTAAAAGAATGTTTGGACACCATTAAAGATATTCGAAGCGTACGAAATTATGTGGATCAACCGATAGAAAAGGAAGTATTAAAAAACATTGTGGACTGCGCCCGAATGGCACCTACCGCAAGAAATATCCAGCCCTGGGAGTTTGTTGTGGTAACCGATAAGGATAAGTTAAAGAATATATCCGAAATCATTCCCCAGGGAGAATTCATTAAAAGTGCCGCTGCGGGCATTCTGGTATTCTGTCATAAAAATACGGAGTATTTCCTGGAGGACGGCTCTGCGGCTACTCAAAACATTCTGGTATCCGCCCGTTTCCACGGGTTAAAGTCTTGTTGGATCGCCGGCTATCAAGGTCCCTATTACGAAAATGATGATATACCCATGTGTGAAGGAGTCCCCTGTACCCCTATACCGGATCTCTATCAGATGCAGAGCAATCTAAAAAAAGAGTTCGAAGTTCCCGAGGGTTTCGAGCTGATTTCCGTGGTCTCCTTAGGTTACAGCAATGACAATCCCCCTGCCGATAAGCGGGCCTTAGCGGATGTCATTCACTGGAATACCTTTAACAAAAAATAAGAAACCAAACAGTAAAAGGCCTTCAAAACAAAGTTTTGAAGGCCTTTTTTTCATTTATCCCCTTGTTTTTCTTCTAATTCCTTAAACATCATCAGCAATTGTTTTTCTGCATCCCCAACGTTTTGGGGCGACTTCATGTCGTACCCCCGGGATTTCAATTTTAAAAACAGTTCCGTTAATATAGGGACTTCTAAATCCGCCTTGATGATGGCTTCATAATTGTTAAAAACCTCTTGATAATCTCCCTTTGCCACCACATGTCCCCGATCGATCACATAAATAACATCTGCGATTTCCGGTACCAGATTAATGTCATGGGTGGTTATGATC containing:
- a CDS encoding flavodoxin family protein: MKVLAILGSPIRRRNNEFLLNKVIQGLEDHIPKDETVEVDFVSVQSLKVSPCIACDRCTRIKGCVFQDDMSYLYKAFNDSDVILFSSPLYFNSVSAQAKAIIDRCQAIFSSKYVLKDPMIDRNRKRLGLFISTAGVDMNDDTELFKGTLPVMDLFFRSINTEYVGNLFIGNVDRVKTSDNPEASHAAREWGRRLVNSYSNPASSQN
- a CDS encoding peroxiredoxin, with translation MPERMIGKNAPDFTMKTVDGSGENFSEVSLEDYKGKWLVLFFYPLDFTFVCPTEIKGFNKHIEDFKKEGAEILGASTDSEHSHKAWINQAEEHGGLGALNFPLASDMTQKVARDYGILVEEDGIALRGLFIIDPEGILRYSVVHDLNVGRSVEETLRVLKALKSGGLCPIDWDEGDEHL
- the grxC gene encoding glutaredoxin 3: MKPVKVYSKSYCPFCHKAIQLLEEKNINVEIIDITGDEDRMMTLSSETNCDTVPQIFIGDDFIGGCDELMALEETGELEKLLEG
- a CDS encoding nitroreductase family protein, coding for MSEKNLKECLDTIKDIRSVRNYVDQPIEKEVLKNIVDCARMAPTARNIQPWEFVVVTDKDKLKNISEIIPQGEFIKSAAAGILVFCHKNTEYFLEDGSAATQNILVSARFHGLKSCWIAGYQGPYYENDDIPMCEGVPCTPIPDLYQMQSNLKKEFEVPEGFELISVVSLGYSNDNPPADKRALADVIHWNTFNKK